A stretch of Gossypium hirsutum isolate 1008001.06 chromosome A06, Gossypium_hirsutum_v2.1, whole genome shotgun sequence DNA encodes these proteins:
- the LOC107961524 gene encoding uncharacterized protein — protein MAGVGTRILWDHRNLMNYQVFKLPENPDSDSLGMEFGFLEDGDDGDQIVGIHNDGDEDGDDDDDDDERKESDGENKEEFWEIQHQVFEATVCRISSLESRIRIAIKEALRDIKRETTTVVCGCGGKSMAEGCRVCLMREVFRRLQTAGFNTAICRSKWRSTSHIPSGEHSFLDVIENSSKGDVRIIIELNFRAEFEMARASEDYNRLVRRLPEVFVGKVERLNDVIKILCLAAKKCMKEKKMHMGPWRKQSYMQAKWLKPCERNTSTRSLPVGDSGRLPKPRASMLTVDLLENFSDVRCTAVEVV, from the exons atggctGGCGTAGGGACAAGAATCCTATGGGATCACCGGAATTTAATGAATTATCAAGTATTCAAGTTGCCGGAGAATCCGGATTCGGATTCGTTGGGTATGGAATTCGGTTTTCTCGAAGACGGCGACGATGGCGATCAAATCGTCGGAATCCACAACGATGGGGATGAGGacggtgatgatgatgatgacgacgatGAGAGAAAAGAAAGCGATGGTGAGAATAAAGAGGAATTTTGGGAGATTCAGCACCAGGTTTTCGAAGCTACGGTGTGTAGGATCAGTTCTTTAGAATCGAGGATTAGAATCGCCATTAAAGAAGCTTTGAGAGATATTAAGAGAGAAACGACGACCGTCGTTTGCGGTTGTGGTGGTAAATCAATGGCGGAGGGTTGTAGGGTTTGTTTAATGAGAGAAGTGTTTCGCCGTCTCCAAACCGCCGGTTTCAACACCGCCATTTGCCGGTCTAAATGGAGAAGCACATCACATATCCCATCAg gagAGCATAGTTTTTTGGATGTAATTGAAAATTCAAGTAAAGGTGATGTAAGGATAATCATAGAATTGAATTTCAGAGCAGAATTTGAGATGGCAAGAGCAAGTGAAGATTACAATCGTTTAGTTCGACGGTTGCCGGAAGTTTTCGTCGGAAAAGTAGAGAGGTTGAATGACGTTATAAAGATTTTGTGTTTGGCTGCCAAGAAATGtatgaaggaaaagaaaatgcATATGGGACCATGGAGGAAACAAAGTTATATGCAAGCTAAATGGTTAAAACCTTGTGAACGGAATACATCGACGAGATCATTGCCAGTAGGAGATTCCGGTCGTTTGCCGAAACCGAGGGCTTCGATGTTAACTGTAGATTTGCTTGAAAACTTCTCCGATGTGCGTTGTACAGCGGTTGAGGTTGTATAA